Proteins from a single region of Elusimicrobiota bacterium:
- a CDS encoding Mrp/NBP35 family ATP-binding protein, translated as MKPTEKDVLDALRTCKDPELGRDLVSLGMIRAVRIEEGTVSFDLVLTTPACPLKGRMEEEARAAVLRVPGVREVRVRMDAEVQKDARLESVLPPGVRNVVAVGSGKGGVGKSSVSVNLAAALAREGARVGLLDADVYGPNQPQMLGLGGRRPKVDAENRILPLENHGVRLMSMGFLMDDDTPVIWRGPMLHGAVRQFLAEVLWGELDYLLVDLPPGTGDVQLSLCQSAPIVGALVVTTPQSIAVSDVRKAVAMFRKLEVPVLGVVENMSVFACPHCGKASRLFGAGGGKGLSEDFRIPDLGSIPLDPLVCEGGERGVPVVLSHPESAAAAAFRSLARQVAAQVSLQNHNRRAREAAPAAASGGKP; from the coding sequence ATGAAGCCCACCGAGAAAGACGTCCTCGACGCGCTGAGGACCTGCAAGGACCCCGAACTCGGACGAGACCTCGTCTCCCTCGGGATGATCCGCGCCGTCCGCATCGAGGAGGGGACCGTCTCCTTCGACCTCGTTCTCACGACCCCCGCCTGCCCGCTCAAGGGCCGCATGGAGGAGGAGGCGCGCGCCGCGGTGCTGCGCGTTCCCGGCGTGCGCGAGGTGCGCGTCCGCATGGACGCCGAGGTCCAGAAGGACGCCCGGCTCGAGTCGGTCCTGCCGCCCGGCGTGCGCAACGTCGTGGCCGTGGGCAGCGGCAAGGGCGGGGTGGGGAAGTCCAGCGTCAGCGTCAACCTCGCGGCCGCGCTGGCCCGCGAGGGCGCCCGCGTCGGCCTGCTCGACGCCGACGTCTACGGCCCGAACCAGCCGCAGATGCTCGGACTGGGGGGACGCCGGCCGAAGGTCGACGCCGAGAACCGCATCCTTCCCCTCGAGAACCACGGGGTCCGGCTCATGTCCATGGGCTTCCTCATGGACGACGACACCCCGGTCATCTGGCGCGGCCCGATGCTCCACGGGGCCGTCCGGCAGTTCCTCGCCGAGGTCCTCTGGGGCGAGCTCGACTACCTTCTCGTGGACCTCCCTCCCGGCACCGGCGACGTCCAGCTCTCGCTCTGCCAGTCCGCCCCCATCGTCGGCGCCCTCGTCGTAACGACCCCGCAGTCGATCGCGGTCTCGGACGTGCGCAAGGCGGTCGCGATGTTCCGCAAGCTCGAGGTGCCCGTCCTCGGCGTCGTCGAGAACATGAGCGTCTTCGCCTGCCCGCACTGCGGGAAGGCGTCCCGCCTCTTCGGCGCGGGCGGAGGGAAGGGCCTCTCCGAGGACTTCCGCATCCCCGACCTCGGGAGCATCCCGCTGGACCCCCTCGTGTGCGAAGGCGGGGAGAGGGGAGTCCCCGTCGTGCTCTCGCATCCGGAGAGCGCCGCCGCCGCCGCTTTCCGTTCCCTCGCGCGGCAGGTCGCCGCGCAGGTCAGCCTGCAGAACCACAACCGCCGAGCGCGCGAAGCCGCGCCGGCAGCCGCATCGGGAGGAAAACCATGA
- a CDS encoding PorV/PorQ family protein — MRVLLLAVLLALAPVPEARAAFDSSSAGTATGQFLKLGADARSAGMGEAVGAAAEDASALYWNPAGLAALEKREVLLSHAFLYQSLYADLAVFACPLSPAAAPRRREFRPSGLGTLALGALYLSAGDIPEMDNSGTATGGSVKPYDLAVMAGWGASLSEHLDAGIAIKFIDSRITRSARSGAADAGLRWHTLLGDQWPYVAAFSGSNFGGRLRYREKTEQLPTVLRFGQSLRLMRNWLLAVDAVGPSDGRPYANVGSETSWPFTDATAFVRAGWSGRTMMSDLDGITGFSFGFGARLAGGGFDYAWAPYGVLGQAHRFAFTYRF, encoded by the coding sequence ATGAGAGTCCTCCTCCTCGCCGTCCTCCTCGCGCTCGCCCCGGTCCCGGAGGCGCGGGCCGCCTTCGATTCGAGCTCGGCGGGCACGGCGACGGGGCAGTTCCTCAAGCTCGGCGCGGACGCGCGCTCGGCGGGCATGGGAGAGGCCGTCGGCGCGGCGGCGGAGGACGCCTCGGCCCTCTACTGGAACCCGGCCGGACTGGCCGCGCTCGAGAAGCGCGAGGTCCTGCTCTCGCACGCCTTCCTCTATCAGTCCCTCTACGCGGACCTGGCCGTCTTCGCCTGTCCGCTGAGTCCCGCCGCCGCCCCGCGCCGGCGCGAGTTCCGGCCCAGCGGGCTGGGGACGCTCGCCCTCGGAGCGCTCTACCTCAGCGCCGGAGACATCCCGGAGATGGACAACTCGGGCACCGCGACCGGCGGGTCGGTCAAACCCTACGACCTGGCGGTCATGGCCGGCTGGGGAGCGTCCCTGAGCGAACACCTCGACGCCGGCATCGCGATCAAGTTCATCGACTCCCGGATCACGCGCTCCGCGCGCTCGGGCGCCGCCGACGCCGGCCTGCGCTGGCACACCCTGCTCGGCGACCAGTGGCCCTACGTCGCCGCCTTCTCGGGAAGCAACTTCGGAGGGCGCCTGCGCTATCGCGAGAAGACCGAGCAGCTGCCGACCGTGCTCCGCTTCGGCCAGTCCCTGCGGCTCATGCGCAACTGGCTGCTCGCCGTGGACGCCGTCGGTCCGAGCGACGGCCGCCCTTACGCGAACGTGGGCAGCGAGACCTCCTGGCCCTTCACCGACGCCACGGCCTTCGTGCGCGCCGGCTGGTCGGGCCGCACGATGATGTCGGACCTCGACGGCATCACCGGCTTCTCCTTCGGCTTCGGCGCCCGCCTGGCCGGGGGGGGCTTCGACTACGCCTGGGCCCCCTACGGCGTGCTCGGCCAGGCCCACCGCTTCGCTTTCACCTACCGCTTCTGA